acataatttcaatactgattagaaattcgaacatgctcataatactcataactgtcatgcaacaactaaaacataatgacaaaatcatgcttcaagAGTCCATTAGTTAACTTTATAATTCTAGACTAGGTCGCCTGGCATAAAGGCACCGATAATAGtacacttacctcaacttggtaaaaaacgcaaaacaaaatctccttagaacttctttagcacacttgaatcaacctaaagttgtggcttggtccaagaaAAATTTCAATACTCGATTTAATTAGTCAATCTGAtcatgaattaaatccaaaatcaataacttaattttcccactattactctcaatccaaaagaatgaCCATCTAACAATTTACAAAACTTACCGATCTTCACCAATtttttgcaaaacaaaatggtctctagcttgatgatcaatgcctcaaaacttccaaaccTTGAATTTAAGTTTCAAACCAAAGAGAGattactaatttaacccaaaatcaaggGGTGAACTTCACCTTTCAAATTCTAaggaaaaataagtcttacccaaggttttCCTCAAAATTCCAGCAAAGATTGGGGTAGTGCCGGCCGACGGCACGTCGACTTGTAGCTGCCGTAGATAGGTAGCAGGTGTTGCTGTTGGACGatataaattgtttaggctagcaactggtagtgagggtcttgcatgaggagggtttgcgaaagtgagagagaagggaatttctagttttacagattttattcagtaGCGATTACGAACAAACCAGAGATTTAAACAATGATCTAatcgttcaaaatgaaactctatatgtcGCGAAtagactgaccaaatttgagcacgatccaacggttcaaaatCTGGCaatcgacaattttgtggaaACTGTCGCTGAACAACCGAATTGTTTTCTCCCAAATTTTtgacctcttttcactctcatttaatttcgaaaaaatctcaattcttttattttttttttcaaattttgaaaagataaaaaaaatattttatcacaatatctccaaaatctccaaagattctgttaaatttataaatcaattaacttttcaaattatcttaatttaggcttcaaaaaccaaaattaaagggtaTAAGATCCaccaatttgatacaaattaaatccttccaaatatttaaatcaattcaaaaccacatgaaattaattatctcttttaaacttttttttaagttggccctaaaatccaaaattagaagcaaaattcaatattttcaagataatcagttcgaatatctaatcaattaaattcaatttaaccaataaaagtttttcaattatttcaatttaatcccaatttttcaaatgaaagggaaatttaaactcaataattttagataattaacttaaattttcctaaaattgggGATGTTGCAATATATCATAATGTTCCATGTTTAATGTTGGAAGTGAACTTTCAATATGTTCACTGCAACCAATTACTTCTTGACAATCaatcaaatcaatttcaaaCCCACTAGTTTCTATATTTGATTTGTTTTCCGGTGTTTGTGAATCTTTCCATGACATTAGACTTTCATAAAACATAACATCCCTACTGATGAATACTTTATCATCCTCCTTGACCAAAATCTATAACCCTTAACACCACTTGGATATCCTAAAAATATACATTTCTTAGCTTTAGGATTTAATTTATCTTGTCCATCATGTGCATAGGCTACACATCCTAAAGTTCTTACATGATTAAGTTTGGGTGTTTTTCCAAACCACAATTTTTTAGgagttttgaaatttaaagttGTAGGTGAGCTTCTATTAATTATATAGGCCACAATATTCACAGCTTCCCCAAAAAGCTTTTGGAAAATTACATAAGAAAACATGTGTCTAACCTTctccaaaattattttattatatctttTAGCAAGGTCATTTTATCCCAATTCTTTCATCCTTCACCTTGTCTTGACACCTCCAACTTGCAGCATGCCCAGACGTTCCCTTTTCAGGCTGGCAACACCCAACCTTACCACCACCTGCTTGAAGTGTCtgcctcttcttcttccagcTTAACCCAACCAATTTGCATGCCTTCTCTTTCGCCCAGCTTAGATTTCCTGGTATTCAGACATCTCTTTTGATTGCCATATGTCCAGTTAGTTCTTTTCAGCCCACAGCTCTTAGATATCCTTGGCTTGTAGTACATCGTATAGCTCTGGCGTTACTGCATGACTTATTGTTTAGTAaactctcgctgtcgctcattACCCAACAATCTCGTTGTCACTCATCGTGTAATGCCTGCCCACCGTATAGCACTTACGCCTCATCACATATCTCCATCGTCTATTGTTCTCTCACTGTCTCTGATCACCTAACGATCTTGCTATCGCTCATCATTCAGCACATAACCTATCGCATAGCTTATCGTTTAGTAATCTCTCGCTATCGCTTAATGATCTCGCTCTTGCTCATCGCGTAGCACTGACgcctatcgtctaacgcatcacgCCCATCGTGTAGCACGTCCGCTTATCGTGTAGCACCACCGTCTAGTGTCTATGTCTATCGTGCAACGTCCATCGTCTAGCACttcgcctatcgtgtagcgctcATGCTTATCGTATAGCGCCATCATCTAGTGCTATCATCTAACATTTATACTGATCGTATAATGTCATCGCCTATCGTAtagtgctatcgtctagcgcatagCGCATCACTTCACATCGTTTAGCGCTGCacatagctacacgatcgtctagcgcatcgctTAGTACCGCctgtagctacacgattgtcCGCGCGCACAACACTTCAACTTGACTCTACTGCATGCATGCAATCCTCCAACACTTGGTTGTTGCATGCCTTGCCCAACGCCTGGCTTATCTTTACTTCGGCCACACTTGGCTTTCAGGGCTTAATAACTTCTACAACCTTAGCCTCATTAGATGCTTTATGCATTACTATTTCCTAACACCAAGCACATGGTTTCTTTTGACTTcacacttagtcaaatttttactagttaaggctcaactcaaagctactcaaatacttagaaattttctctctctccaacataggatttaacttatacttaattaattcccttaattacatgcttaagtagggaaattgaaattcgggtttcacaatAGTTCTTTTCAAGACAGCTGGTCTTGAGCTAGTCATCGAGTTTTATACTCACTGCTCTACATCTACTGGAAGAATTTTGGTTGATATAGTTCTTTTCAAGACAGATGATCTTGAGTATTAAATGTCGAAAAAGTTTCTTGAGTGTTTTCTAAGGTTTCTAACGAACTTAGGAGGAGCCTAAATTTGCACGTGAAGGGGACTTACATCAAGGTGGAAAGATTGTGACTTTGATGAACTCACTCTTAGGGGGAGTCTAAGAATACCTTGCTAATATCCAACTTAGGGGAGCTTAAGTTTTATTTCAAGAGGAGGTATTGCACTTAGGGGGAGTCTAAGTGTCAGTTTGAGAGTTGAGTTATTCAGTATCACTGTATTTGTTATACTCTTACAGATAAGTACAATATTGTAATAAGCTTAACGTCATATTAGTAAAAGAATCTTTCCACGGATACACTGGGGTGAGCATGGCCGAAAAATCGAGCCAAACAACTGAAACCGACCGAACCAAAGGTTGGAGGCCGTTTTTTTCCAAAGAACGGTCGGGctcgattttaaaaaattaagtgaaAAATCGAATCAAGCCGACTGACAAGATACCCCGAACCGCTCGATTCCAACTGAACCAcccatttattattttattattagtatacttttaattttattataaataataaaataaaatatcctaaaaaatttatttaaaaaaaaccttcttttcaaatatcttaataatattttattatttttcactcTAACTTTTCCTTCCTGAACAAGTTTCCAACTTTCCAAATTCCAATACCCTCCTAAGTCCTATCCTACCCACCACATCATTCATGAGACAACTCCAAATTCCAATACCTTCTAAGTCCTATCCTACCCACCACATCACTCATGAGACAACTGTGAAGTGCGAACTATGACTGTCCATCTCCGATCCCAGTCTTGACTGAACCTAGGTGATTTTGTATCAAACTAGATTAACAAACTCAGTGTTTACCTTCTtagatttgtttattttgttttatggtTGCTACTATATGTGCAGATAATTTGTGTATGACATCATTCAATGAGTGGTAGACTTTCTTATTTTTCAGTTATACCAAGTCACTTTTATCGTAGGTGGTCAAATTATTCTTACTTGAAAGCCAGAATGTCTGCTTTCCTTAAGTCTCTTGATCATAAGACTTAGAAATCTATCATAACTGGATCGGCTCCACCTAAAGTAAAAAATGCCAAAGGTAAAAGTCTAAAACCAGAGATCGAGTGGTCTGAAGCAGAAGATGAAGCACCTCTTGGAAACTCTCGAGCCCTAAATGCAATCTTAAACGATGTAGATCAAAATATCTTCCGTCTCATCAATACTTGTATGTCAGCTAAAAAAGCTTGGGATATTCTGTCTATAGCTCATGAAGGAATTTCAAAGGCCAAGTTCTCGAGACTCAACTTTTGACCTCTAAATTTGAAAATCTGAAAACGCATGACGATGAATCTGTTGGTGAATTCAACGTTAGATTATTAGACAATGCAAATGAGTCATTTGCTCTTGGTGAAAAAGTATCAGAAGGAAAGTTAAGCACTCTCTGcccaaaaaatttgaaatgaaagtcCATTTCTAAAATGGTAGTTAGATATGTTTTTGGCTCTCAACATTTGAAATGTTTTTATCAAGGAAATTGCCCTGTTGAGCACTTCATTAGTACAAGGCATTGACATCTATGGATTATACCCACATCTAACTTATCAAATACAATAATACATATGCTGTCCATGGTTTTGGAATTCAAAAACAACAAAAGTACTCAATAAGTAAAAGGTTTACTTAGATTTAACCTCTGTATTCGGATGTCCAAACCAAATCATGTATGCTTGGCAAGGAAACTGAGCAGCAGGTGATTAACTTCTTCTGGAGATTGCTCTTGAACAAAATGAGATCCTTCTGGTAGAAAGATGATCTCCAATTTTGGAACATAATCTTTCACTTTTTCACTTCTTACATACTCCTCAATTCCTGGAAATTTTAGAACATAATCTTTTTCACCCATTACAAGAAGAGCTGGAATTTCCACTTTTGGATCTTTTACTCCCCAATCTTCATTCATTGACCTATAATGTATAATTCATCAATCCCAGTTCAGAAACTCAGTGAAGCTAGAATAAAACTCCATAAACAAGATTCAAGGGTGTTATGAAATCGACAAATAAAGATAAACAATAGAGAATCAACACAGAAATTTACGTGGTTCACTTGTGTATTAGCTACATCCACGAACATAAAGAGAGAATAtaatattttagatttaaagATGTTAGTagagttagagagtttataaaGCGAACTTTAAACCTGAAGGTAAATAATGTAAAGAACATAAACACGAATACAATTTAGGTTTCAAGGCAGATAACAAATTCAAGGTATTTCAACCAAAGACATTACATTACCTGTAAGGAACTTTTAATGCAGTGTGAAATCCAGATTTCTCATAGAGCTCTCCATAAGCTGCAAGATCTTCCTCAGTAAACCAAGGGGGAAGAGGAGTAGATGAATCCACCAAGTCCATTATCTCCTGATTTTCTTGTGCTATTGGGATTTCACTTCTAGAGAAAAGGATATAGACATTCCTAACAACGGTTTTTGCATCGAAACGACTAAAATCAGCCTCGGCTCGTCCAGGTTCCTATACAAGAAAACCATACAAAAGGAACTTTAAAACAACCAAAATGATCATAGTAAAGATTTGTACATGTTTGAGTTTAATACCTGCCATCTGGAAATGTAGAAGCCTTCAGGGAGGTGGTCTTGGAAGTTAGGTCTTTTAGGAGGCATAAATGGCACTCCCAATGTCACAACTCCTAATGCCCTCTCTGGGTGTTTGATAGCAAAGTAATAAGCTGGCATTGCTCCAAAATCTTTCCCCACAAGAAACACCTATTCCCAATTTCCCACTAATACTATTAGAACATTCTTATTTTTAAACCAGATTCCACAAAAACATAAGCCAGAATGATGTAGTGGCGTCCTAAAACGGTGTAACGGTCACAATTTTCTTTCAAGGTCATCACTACACAACAGATGACTTAAATTTGGTTGCATTAATGTCAAATGACCTAGATTCGAAAAAACAAGGAAAACTAAACTTTTACTTACGACACACCAACCACCACTAAATTCTCTTTGAAGTCCATTTGGGATCGCGAGTTCGCATCCATCGCAAGACCCGAAAGGCAATATTCATAAAATTTTGCGATCTTAGATTTTTCTCAAATGTGAAATCACGTTCAAGGTCTCTTCAATTCACGATGGATGAGACCTGCGATTGCGGATGGACAATTTATCGTTGACACACTTTGTGGCATAAGCAAAATGTTACATATCATTATTTCTAGAATTCGAGCCATTCGACATTAGCAAAACTAAATTTAGATTATCCACACAAAAATCTCACGTTTCAAGTCTCAACTTCCATCTAACATTCTAACGGATTTCTACAGCTCTGGTTAAAATTACAGGACatgggtttgaatttgaatgaagggTTAGTACCTTGGGGATATCGAGGGTGTCGAGGATTTCAAGGAGGTCGGAAATGAGATCGCTGTAAGTAGCCTTGGAGGGCTCGTGCGGCGGATCAGAGAGTCCATATCCTCTGTAATCGACAGCAATTGCTCGGAATCCGGCGTCAGCCACAGCAATCATCTGGTGGCGCCATGAGTACCAAATCTCCGGAAAACCGTGAAGAAAAACCACGACATTTGAACCTGAAAGACACAAACAAACATCGGCGGAACTGAGAAAATGTTTTTGttgtaaaaggaaaagaaagttcCGCTCCGGCGGAGAAATTGATCACCGGTTCCGATCTCCGCTACATGGATTTCCAATCCTCCTTGAACTTCGACGAATACGTGCTGAATTTTATCCATCCAGAGCTTCTTGATTCACAAAAGGGgtgaaagaaataaaagaaggTGAGAATTCTTTCAATTGAAGCAACAATAATCAAGCCCTTTTGAATACAATCACATCCAGTACAGTACAGTTTGTTTTTTTGTGTTTGTCCAGTCCAAAGATAAGCTTTCATCAAAGCCCTGCCTTGCATGATTCCCACGTGTTTGTTTCTTTCTGCTAACAACCTAAACTCTCTCTCGCAAAATGCATGGATGACGagagtaatttttttttgttttttaaatgaaattcatTAAAACCCAATGAACAACCCAACAACCAAACATCAATTTGACTATTCCCCTCGAAGACGAGAAacaaaaaagagaaggaaaaacgAAGACGAGTTAGATTATGAGCTTTGttatcctttttaaaaaaatgaaacatttaCATAGAAAGCAAGAAAGAGAGCCTCCTCAACAAAAACAACCtgatgtttgtttgttttttaaggtttcaaaatagaaaaaaaaaaaaaaaatcttaacgTAATCCTTTAGaatcattttacaaatttcaaagACTAAATATACTTTATACATCAATCTTAAACAACAGAATCCTAAATTTCCATATCAAAATATGTGAAGTAATATACTGACAAAAATTCCCTATATTTGGAGTAAATTTACATGTGTTTAGAGTAACAAGAATGACttgtttggaaaaaaaaaaaaaaaaaaggtttatttGGGGACTAATCGATCAGTGTCAGTCATTTGTAGTATTCGGATTCCTTGTTCATCTCCTTGAAAAACCATTTCAATTTGTTCCAAGGATTTCCCCTTTGTCTCAGGGACAAACTTGTGAATGAAAACAACAgacattagagaaatcaatgaGAATAGAAAGAATGTTCCTGCAACGGTGATGGCGTGGGAGACCGAGAGGAACGACATCGTGATCAAACCGCTACTGACTCGGCTTCCGACTGCCCCGATTGCTGACGCTTGTGCTCGGAGCCTCAATGGGAAGATTTCAGATGATAAGACCCAACAAACTGGACCAATCCCAAC
The nucleotide sequence above comes from Benincasa hispida cultivar B227 chromosome 3, ASM972705v1, whole genome shotgun sequence. Encoded proteins:
- the LOC120072582 gene encoding bifunctional epoxide hydrolase 2-like produces the protein MDKIQHVFVEVQGGLEIHVAEIGTGSNVVVFLHGFPEIWYSWRHQMIAVADAGFRAIAVDYRGYGLSDPPHEPSKATYSDLISDLLEILDTLDIPKVFLVGKDFGAMPAYYFAIKHPERALGVVTLGVPFMPPKRPNFQDHLPEGFYISRWQEPGRAEADFSRFDAKTVVRNVYILFSRSEIPIAQENQEIMDLVDSSTPLPPWFTEEDLAAYGELYEKSGFHTALKVPYRSMNEDWGVKDPKVEIPALLVMGEKDYVLKFPGIEEYVRSEKVKDYVPKLEIIFLPEGSHFVQEQSPEEVNHLLLSFLAKHT